The segment AAACTCTTCAAGTGTTCCACCTCCTTGTGCGGTGACAGATTGTGATTGTGATTGTTGTTCAGAAAAAATAGCGGTTACTCTGGTCTTCCCAAATTGAAGTTCGGTTTTTACTCCAAATAAACTTTGAGCTCCGGTAATCAACGAACTATTCAATGGCATATTTACGTTACCAACTTCTATTTTCCTAACAATATCATCTTCGGTAGGCGTGTATTCTAATTTAACTAAGTTTTGAAAATCAAAAGTTGATTCTGTATCATAATTTGCAGTCACTTGGAGACGCGTTCCAACTTTCCCCAGTAAACTCAAACTGATACGTTGATCAAAATCGAAGGTGAAATTGCTACGGTTTCTTGGTGAGAATGTTGGATTATCTTGCTTGGTGAATAAGATTCCCAAATCCATTTCTACCGAGCCTTGCGGTATCACTTCAATCGTGTTTCCTCCAAATAAGGTTTCAAAAAATCCCGAATCAATATAAAACTCAGGTAACAAATTCTTTTGTTCATCTTCAGCACCATCTTTTTTTCCTTCAGCAGCATCAATCTTTTGCTTATAATACATCCGTTGCTGCTCCATCAACACTAATTTTTGATATTCGGCAGGGGTTAAAATAATTGGATAGTTTATATTAAATCTTCCTACCGTTTCGGTATAAATATAACGATTGGTTACTGGATCATAGGTTTATTTAGATACAATACTTTGTGGATTTGGAATTGATATTCTACCTAAAGAAAAGCCCGTTTTAGTTGTATCTTGAGTTGTAGTTGGTGTTGTCTGTGAATGACCAAATTCACTAACCAATAGCAAGGTAAGTGTAAAAAAAAGGCGATATAATGATTTTAATAAAGTTGAGTTAGTTGTGATCAAATTTTATAAATTTTTTAAAGCTTCTTTGATAATTGTTTCTACTGTCGCGTCCGGTTGTTGAGACACAATTTTATCCACAATACGTTCAGACTGCTTTTTGGCAAATCCTAAAACTTCTAAAGCAGATAACGCTTCATCTTTGTTTGTATTGTTTTTATTAACAGAAACTTCGTCAATATCATATACTTTAAGAACTTTGTCTTTTAAATCTAAAATAACACGAGCTGCAGTTTTTGCTCCAATCCCCTTTATTGATTGAATCAAAGGCACATCTCCATGGGCAATTCCTTCTTTTACCTGCTGAGGGGACAATGAAGACAACATTGTTCGTGCTGTATTTGCTCCAATACCACTGACCGAAATTAAAAGTCGAAATATTTCACGCTCTGCCATGGATGAAAACCCGTACAAGGTATGCGAATCCTCTCTAACAATTAAGTGCGAATATAATTTCAGCGCTTCACCATCTGGTATTTGTGAATACGTGTGTAACGAGATATTCAAAAGGTAGCCTACACCATTACAATCTATAACAACATCTGTCGCATTCTTTTCTACTAATCTTCCTTGAATATGCGTAATCATTTACTCACTTGGGTTAAAAACTCAAATGTAATAAAATTATTTACATTTCAAAGGCGATTACGATGCTAAACCGCTACGTTTATTTGCTTCCTTTTTTTCCTTTTGTTGTGCGTCTATAACAGCTATGGCAGCCATATTTACGATTTCATCAACACTAGCGTCTAACTGAAGGATATGTACAGGTTTTCTCATCCCCATCATTATCGGCCCAATAGAGTCGCTCTTATTAAGTTCTTTAAGTAGCTTATATGTGATATTAGCAGATTCTAAATTCGGAAATATTAAGGTGTTTACTTTTCGTCCTGCTAATTTTGAAAATGGAAACATATCCTGCAGCATTTCCTTGTTTAGTGCAAAATCAGATTGCAATTCACCATCAACAATAAGATCTGGATGTCTTTTATGCAGGTAACTTACTGCTTCCCTTACTTTAGTCGCTGTTTGATCTTTAGAGGAACCAAAATTTGAATACGAAATCATGGCCATAACAGGTTCCATACCAAACATTTTTACAATACTTGCTGTCATTTGGGCAATTCTTGTTAAATCGTTTGCAGAAGGATTAATGTTTATCGCAGTATCACTCAAGAATAATGGTCCGCGTCGCGTCATCATAATATTTGTTGCTGCTACTCTTGTCGCTCCTGGAGCCAAACCAATTAGTTCCATCATTGGCTTAACTACCGATGGGTAGCTTCTAGAATACCCAGAAATCATTGCATCTGCATCACCTTCGTTCACCATCATTGCGGCAAAATAATTACGCTCACGCATGATTTTCTCAGCAGAATACAAAGTAACTCCATTGCGCTTTCGCTGTTGCCAATATACTTTCGCATATTTGTTTTTACGTTCGGTTTCATGATCGCTCTTAGGATCTATAATCTCTAAATCGGCTTCAAATTCAATCTCTTCCATTAAAGACAGAATGATATCGCGACGACCAAGTAAAATAGGTGTAGCAATGCCTTCATCAAAAACAATCTGAGCTGCTTTTAAAACATCTAATTGATCTGCCTCAGCAAAAACAACGCGTTTCGGATTTAACTTAGCCCTATTCATTATAAGTCTAACAATTTTATTGTCTGACCCTAATCGCTCCAACAATTCTTCTTTGTATTTCTCCCAATCTTCAATTGGTTCTTGAGCGACACCACTTTCCATAGCGGCTTTAGCTACTGCAGGTGGCACTTCAGCAATAAGTCTTGGATCGAATGGTTTTGGAATGATATAATCACGTCCAAAAGTTAATCGGGTTTCTCCATAGGCAATATTGACTTGCTCAGGCACAGGTTCTTTAGCTAAATTTGCTAAAGCATAAACCGCCGCCATTTTCATCGCTTCATTGATTTTTGTCGCTCTTACATCTAAAGCGCCTCTAAATATAAATGGAAATCCAAGAACGTTATTGACTTGATTAGGATGGTCACTTCGACCTGTTGCCATGATAATATCGTCACGCGTATCAACCGCTAACTGATATTTAATTTCAGGATTAGGATTCGCCATGGCAAATACCACGGGGTTTTTAGCCATTGCTATGAGCGTCTCAGGCTCTACAATATCTGCCATAGATAAACCAATAAACACATCGGCATCTTTCATGGCTTCGTATAATGTGTCAATTTTTCTATGTGTTGCAAATTCTGCCTTTTCCTCTGTTAAATTGTCTCGATCATCTCTAATAACTCCCTTACTATCTAGCATCACCATATTCTCTCGCTTTGCGCCACAAGCTTGGTACAATCTTGAACAAGATATCGCTGCAGCTCCTGCACCACTAATCACGATATTAACATCTTCTATTTTCTTTTCAGTAAGTTCCAGAGCATTTAACAGCGCCGCAGCCGATATGATTGCGGTACCATGTTGATCATCATGCATTACTGGAATATCTAATTCTTCTTTGAGGCGACGTTCAATTTCAAAAGCTTCGGGTGCTTTTATATCTTCTAAATTAATACCTCCAAACGTAGGCGCAATCATTTTGACTGTTTGAATAAACTCATCTACATTTTCAGTATCTACCTCAATGTCGAACACATCAATATCCGCAAAGATTTTAAAGAGTAAGCCTTTCCCTTCCATGACAGGTTTAGAGGCTTCAGGTCCAATATTACCAAGACCTAAAACTGCTGTTCCGTTTGAAATCACAGCCACTAAATTACCTTTAGCTGTATACTTATAGACATTATTTTTGTCTTTTTCAATCTCTAAACAAGGCTCTGCAACACCTGGTGAATATGCCAAAGATAAATCTCTTTGGGTCGCATATTTTTTTGTTGGAATGACTTCAATCTTTCCTGGTTTTGGTTTAGCGTGATATATTAAGGCCTCTCTTCGCTTACTTTGCTTGCTCATATACGATGTGTAAATTATTTAATTTGTATTATACCTGACGACAAATCGAATAACAAATGTACGTGTTTTATGAGAAAGGTACTGATAGCTTTTTAGAATTATTATTATTTTAAAAACTTTATATTACGGGTCAACCCTTCAAACTTAGTGCGTTTTACAGCGCTATTTTTAAACACCTTATTGAACGTGTCTTTGGTGATTTCTTCCCAATCTTTTTTGGTCATTGACAATACTTCGGAGTGCGGATTAAACAACGGTTCGTTATGTGCTTTTGAAAAGCGATTCCACGGACAAACATCCTGACACACATCACAACCAAACATCCAATCGTCAAACTGCCCTTTAAACTCTGAAGGGAGATTCTCTTTTAATTCGATAGTGAAGTACGAAATGCATTTGCTTCCATCAACCACATAGGGTTCTGTTATGGCTTGTGTTGGACAAGCGTCAATACAGGCCGTACAAGTACCACAATGATCGGTTGTTGCATGATCATATTCTAGCTCTAAATCGATAATAAGTTCTGCAATAAAATAAAAGGATCCTATTTGTTGGGTCAATAGGTTGCTGTGTTTACCAATCCATCCTAATCCAGACTTTGCCGCCCAAGCTTTATCTAATACAGGCGCCGAATCTACAAACGCGCGGCCGTGGACGTCTCCAATTTCATCCTTTATAAACTGTAATAACTGTTTCAGTTTGTCCTTAATTACAAAATGGTAATCGGTTCCATAAGCATATTTTGACAGTTTATAACTTTCAGTGTTTTGAATTTCAGCGGGATAATAATTGAGCAATAAAGAGACGACACTTTTAGAACCTTCTACAAGTATTGTTGGGTCAAGGCGCTTATCAAAATGGTTCTCCATATATCGCATTTCGCCATGCGCATTATTCTTAAGCCACTTCTCTAATCGCGGTGCTTCTTCTTCCAAAAATTCGGCCTTACTAATACCACAAGACAAAAAACCGAGGCGTTTGGCTTCGGCTTTAATGATATCTGAATGTTTGGCTTTGTTCACCCTCAAATTTAAACCATTGTGATTAGAAAACAATGCTTAAAAACTGGATTCGTTTTATAAATTAATCACATCCCATATCTATAGAAGATTGTTCATCTGCATTAGGAAAACAATTTCCAGAGGGTAAGTCTAATGGTTCATAACGTTGCAGATTATTATCATACAAGGCATTTTCTAAAAATAGTACAATATAATCTACTTCTTCCTCAGTTAAATTTAATGGTGTAAAAAGCGGTGATAATGCCGCAGAAGGCACATTCATATTTTCTTGAATACCCTCGTTTTTATAATCCACAACATCTTTTACAGTCGTAAGACTTCCGCCATGTCCAAAAAACGACACATCTTTTAGATTATATAACTGAGGTGTCTTAAACTTGTAATCATCTTCAGAATTTCCAGTAAAACCACCTCGACCTCTTTTTGTGGCATCATCAACGCCATTAATGACGTCTGGCCCTTCAAGGTCTTTCATTCCTAAAGCATAGAAATCCATACCATTTAATCCAGGTCCTGAATGACAAGCATAACAGTTGGCTTTCCCATAGAATAATATAGCTCCTTTAGTTTCATCTTCATTTAAAGCAGATTCATCACCTCTCAACCATTGCTGAAATGGTGCTTGATTAGGTAATACTGTTCTTTCGTAAGCCGCTATAGCTAAACCAGCATTAACTCTTGTATAACGTTCGGCAGGCGCTACATTGGGAAACGCAGCATCAAACATATCTTTATATGTTGTACTGAAAATGAAATCTTCATCTATAAGTAAACGATGCACATTCAATCCTGCAATCGCTTGTGTCTCTACACCTTCAAATCCTAAATTATTAGTTTCTTTCGGAGTTCCCGTGGTCCAATTTGCTTCGGTACCTTGATTTATCCCAGATGCTCCAAACTGACCATTCCACAACATCACTTCTTGGTATGCTGCATTGAGTATGGTTGGGCTTCTAATAGGTTGTATGTCTAGATCTTCATCCAGATACATTGCATTTTTATGACGACTTTCTCCAAAAATACCAAATCCTTCACCCCCTTCTCCTATACCTTGTTTAATCCCACTTTGAAATCCAGCTGAAGCATGATGACAACTGGCACAAGAATAGGTATTCATACTTTCTTCCATATTCGGGTTTTTGGCAAGTCCAGTTTCATGAAATAGAAATTTTCCTAAAGTAACTTTTGCCTCTGTAATAGGATTATTAACATCACTTGGAATCAAATTAAATTCGTTAGAATAGGGTAAAACAAGTGCTTCCTTAGCTCCATAAAGATCAACTAATCGCTGCTCTAGAAAGCTTTCTGCGGGTATCTGCACATAATTGTCATCTGAAGAACAGGACGTAACAAATGCTAATAGCACTACTGATAATATTGATAATAATTTTGACTGGTTCATTTTGATTGGGTATTGTTAGGACTGAAATGTAGAAATAATTTTATTAATTTTTTAAAAAAATAGATTAAAGTTCCATTTTATAGGATTTCAATAAGCGCTTAGCGTTAAGTCGCTTAAAAAACAAGACGAACAGTATTGCTATTAGTTAATTATGAGCCCTTGGTATAAACTTTAAGAAGGCATTTTTAGGCTTTAATGTAATTAGAGGTGTAATTTCAATAGCCTCAAAATCAGGTTCTATCTTAAACTGGTGTACCAATTCAGTTATGGCTATAATCATTTCAAACATTGCAAAATTATTACCAATACATTTTCGCGGTCCGGCACCAAATGGAAAATACTGCGATGAATATTTTCGGCCACCTTCAATAAAACGTTCTGGCAAAAAGGCTTCAGGTTCGTTCCATAATTCCGGATGACGATGAATTTCATAAACGGAAAACAAAAGATTCGAACCGGCTTCAAAATG is part of the Formosa sp. Hel1_31_208 genome and harbors:
- the ruvA gene encoding Holliday junction branch migration protein RuvA — encoded protein: MITHIQGRLVEKNATDVVIDCNGVGYLLNISLHTYSQIPDGEALKLYSHLIVREDSHTLYGFSSMAEREIFRLLISVSGIGANTARTMLSSLSPQQVKEGIAHGDVPLIQSIKGIGAKTAARVILDLKDKVLKVYDIDEVSVNKNNTNKDEALSALEVLGFAKKQSERIVDKIVSQQPDATVETIIKEALKNL
- a CDS encoding NADP-dependent malic enzyme, translated to MSKQSKRREALIYHAKPKPGKIEVIPTKKYATQRDLSLAYSPGVAEPCLEIEKDKNNVYKYTAKGNLVAVISNGTAVLGLGNIGPEASKPVMEGKGLLFKIFADIDVFDIEVDTENVDEFIQTVKMIAPTFGGINLEDIKAPEAFEIERRLKEELDIPVMHDDQHGTAIISAAALLNALELTEKKIEDVNIVISGAGAAAISCSRLYQACGAKRENMVMLDSKGVIRDDRDNLTEEKAEFATHRKIDTLYEAMKDADVFIGLSMADIVEPETLIAMAKNPVVFAMANPNPEIKYQLAVDTRDDIIMATGRSDHPNQVNNVLGFPFIFRGALDVRATKINEAMKMAAVYALANLAKEPVPEQVNIAYGETRLTFGRDYIIPKPFDPRLIAEVPPAVAKAAMESGVAQEPIEDWEKYKEELLERLGSDNKIVRLIMNRAKLNPKRVVFAEADQLDVLKAAQIVFDEGIATPILLGRRDIILSLMEEIEFEADLEIIDPKSDHETERKNKYAKVYWQQRKRNGVTLYSAEKIMRERNYFAAMMVNEGDADAMISGYSRSYPSVVKPMMELIGLAPGATRVAATNIMMTRRGPLFLSDTAININPSANDLTRIAQMTASIVKMFGMEPVMAMISYSNFGSSKDQTATKVREAVSYLHKRHPDLIVDGELQSDFALNKEMLQDMFPFSKLAGRKVNTLIFPNLESANITYKLLKELNKSDSIGPIMMGMRKPVHILQLDASVDEIVNMAAIAVIDAQQKEKKEANKRSGLAS
- the queG gene encoding tRNA epoxyqueuosine(34) reductase QueG codes for the protein MRVNKAKHSDIIKAEAKRLGFLSCGISKAEFLEEEAPRLEKWLKNNAHGEMRYMENHFDKRLDPTILVEGSKSVVSLLLNYYPAEIQNTESYKLSKYAYGTDYHFVIKDKLKQLLQFIKDEIGDVHGRAFVDSAPVLDKAWAAKSGLGWIGKHSNLLTQQIGSFYFIAELIIDLELEYDHATTDHCGTCTACIDACPTQAITEPYVVDGSKCISYFTIELKENLPSEFKGQFDDWMFGCDVCQDVCPWNRFSKAHNEPLFNPHSEVLSMTKKDWEEITKDTFNKVFKNSAVKRTKFEGLTRNIKFLK
- a CDS encoding cytochrome-c peroxidase, whose protein sequence is MNQSKLLSILSVVLLAFVTSCSSDDNYVQIPAESFLEQRLVDLYGAKEALVLPYSNEFNLIPSDVNNPITEAKVTLGKFLFHETGLAKNPNMEESMNTYSCASCHHASAGFQSGIKQGIGEGGEGFGIFGESRHKNAMYLDEDLDIQPIRSPTILNAAYQEVMLWNGQFGASGINQGTEANWTTGTPKETNNLGFEGVETQAIAGLNVHRLLIDEDFIFSTTYKDMFDAAFPNVAPAERYTRVNAGLAIAAYERTVLPNQAPFQQWLRGDESALNEDETKGAILFYGKANCYACHSGPGLNGMDFYALGMKDLEGPDVINGVDDATKRGRGGFTGNSEDDYKFKTPQLYNLKDVSFFGHGGSLTTVKDVVDYKNEGIQENMNVPSAALSPLFTPLNLTEEEVDYIVLFLENALYDNNLQRYEPLDLPSGNCFPNADEQSSIDMGCD